ttgtattTTATGACTTGGCaaaacaatttccctcctgggataaataaagttctatcaataCCGTATCATATGTAAtatgtatgtatttgtgtgtgtatatatgtgtgtgtgtgtgtttatatatgaacaaactaaactttattttcacGTTTATTACTTGTTTacagtatgtttacatattgtgttgtgctgctgcaagtaagaatgtcattgttctatctgggacatatgacaataaagcactcttggctCGCTTAACTCTTGATCCCGCTGTGTACAAATACACATCTCATCCCAATAGTGACCCGGTTTCAATTAAATCAGTGATCAGGTTTAACGCGGTCATTTAACTTCCCGGGGAACTGTACAATACTCCCACAGCCTCTCACCGCCCCTTCGGCTGTTTGCAGCCCCAATTCCCTCCCACATTCTCTCCCCTCCTGAGCCAGTCTGGGTCGGGAGTACTGAAGCTCTGCCTCCCTTCTAGAATGGGCGCTAGCTACAGTGATCAACAATAGTTAGCCTCGCACAGCactgaaataggcctttcggcccaactcgtccatgccagccaagaacCATGCCAActagtcacatgtgataataaagtattaattcattcattctttgCCCAGGTGAGGTGtctatggaaaaagtgaaggtgaAGCGCTATGTGTCGGGTAAGCGGCCCGACTATGCACCGATGGAATCCTCGGACGAGGAGGACGAGGACTTCCAGTTTGTGAAGAAGGCGAAGGATCCAGAAGCGGAGCCTGAGGTGAAGGAGGAACTGGCCAACGACCCACGTCTCAAACGCCTCCAGAACCGACTGTCCGAGGATGTTGAAGAAAGGTGAGAGAACCCCCACTCCTCGTCTCACCTGAGCTGGGGACCGTGTAGTCTTCAGGGCAGATGCAGCGCCTGCCCTCCACTGGAGCTTCTTACAGACTGACTGTAGGTTTATGAACCCCCTCAGGTCAGCGTTCCTGTTTCCCATTGCAAATACTGTATTAAGCcggaacagagatgaggagaaagtttttcacccagagagttgtgaatctgtggaattctctgccacagaaggcagtggaggtcaattcactggatgttttcaagagagagttagatttagctcttagggctaatggaatcaagggctatggggaaaaagaaggaacggggtactgattctggatgattagccatgatcatgatcagctgtggtggatgtttgtgttacatttttattgtggttgtgtgttctttattattgtaccgctgctgacaacccaaattccaccgaccctggttgtgtggcaaataaattctatctaatctaatctaatcatattgagtggcggtgctggctcgaagggccgaagggcctgtttccatgctatagctctaaactaaacgatatgTCCCACAGCACCATCCCCAGAAGAGAAATGAAGGAATCACTGATGTTCAATTTAATattgtgtaagaatgaactgcagatgctggtttataacgaagatagtcacaaaaatctggagtaactcagtgggacaggccacatctctggagagaaggaatgggtgacgatttgggtcgagactcttcttcagactggttagggatatgggaaatgagagatatagacgatgatgtcaggagataaagaacaatgaatgaaagatatgcaaaaaattcttgatgataaaggaaacaggccgttgttagctgtttgttgggtgagaacgagaagctggtgtgacttgggatagagagagagggaatgccggggttacttgaagttatagaaatcaatatttataccactggggtgtaacctgtccaaacaaaataatttggtttgcctcactctgaccatggaggaggcctaggacagaaaggtaggtgggaatgggatggagaattaaagtgtccgtcAACCGGGAGATCAATTTAATGTTTGTGCTGAGCCCAACATGAGGGCAGTTTCGTTCCCGCTGCTGTCCGAGCGTTTCTGAAGCTGCCGTCGGTAACGTTTCCTTTGTCCGTCTTGTAGGCTGGCTCGCCACCGGATGATCGTGGAaccggaggtggtggtggaggcagagtctGAGGATGAGGCCGAGGCCTGGCAGGTGGAACGGGAGGACAccagtgaggaggaggaggaggaggtggatgaTGAGGTGAGTACAAACCCTGCGGGGTGGCAGTGAGCACATGTCGGGGCCTTTCACCCCAGTGACTGAGGAACTCCAGCAATGATGGTGAGCGTTtgtcggtactgggcctgtactcgctggagtttagaagaatgaggggggaattgaaacatacagaatagtgataggcgtggatagagtggatgtggggaggatgtttccactagtgggagagtctaggactagaggccacagcctcagaattaaaggacgttcctttaggaaggagatgaggaggaatttctttagtcagagggcggtgaatctatggaattctttgccacagaaggctgtggaggccaagtcagcgggtATTTTtacggctgagatagatagattcttgattagtacgggtgtcagagattatggggagaaggcaggagaatggggttaggagggagagatgccacgattgaatggcggggtagagtggatgggccgaatagcctaattctgctcctatcacatgatcttgtgAACACTAGAAACTGATCAtggtttgttagtttagtttattgtcacgtgtaccgaggtacagtgaaaagcttctgttgcgtgctaaccaaccagcggaaagactatacatcattacaatcgagccatttacagtgtacagatacatgataagggaataacgtttagtgcaagataaagccagcgaagtccgatcaaggatagtccgtgtttaagaaagaactgcagatgctggaaaaatcgaaggtagacaaaaatgctggagaaactcagcgggtgatgcagcatctatggagcgaaggaatagtccgtgggtcaccaatgaggtagatagtagttcagctctgctctctggttggggtaggatggttcagttgcctgataacagctgggaagaaactgtccctgataacAAACTCATCCCCCCGATCACGGACAGGAAATTGAGCGTCGGCGGGCCATGATGAGGCAGCGTGCGCAGGAGCGGGAGAACGAGGAGCTGGAAGTGCTGGAGCTGGAGGACGAGGGGCGGTCTGGCGAAGAGTCTGAGGAGGAGTCCGAGTACGAGGAGTACACTGACAGCGAGGATGAGACGGAGCCCAGGCTGAAGCCCGTCTTCATCAGAAGGTACTGCCGCACCTAcccacagcctccccccccccccttcttcttcttctgtcgtgtggagtgcacagcctaaagttgttggacaatttgatcttccgtttgtgcacgtcgagttgattgcattagtcgaaacagggcggaccacgtgaaggttgcaatcttccaccccagcctCCCACTTGACCGCGGTTCACAGCACCCCATATACAGCCTggaggttgctgctgctgctgctgctgtcgggCATGGTCCATGGTTTCTGTATGTGTAAgatggacctgcagatgctggtttaaaccgaagatagacacaaaaagctggagtaactcagcaggacaggcagcatctctggagagaaggaatggatgacgtttcgggtcacagagatgctgcctgtcccgcttttgTGTCTATGAATGGTTTCTGTACTGTCCCggtgtaccaggtacagtgagaTACACTATCTGCAGACAGCTCAGACCGACTCTCCCCGTACATGAACACAATCCCCGGTGAGTTCAGACAGTCCATTGGAAGAGGTGCCATGTTGCTGCCGTTTCCCAGTCCCAGccacaaaggcccattgcagccgtcacctccatTCCGGTGGTCCTGCGatccgatgtccctctccacacCTGGCCCCCTCTTCCCCCCGGGGAAACTGCACAATTGCACCGAGCTCGATGGCACTGATGGTAACATCCCCGGTTCTTCTTACCGGGCCCTTTGTGCAGTGTCCCCTGTGTTGGGACGTCCTGATGATGAGGGAAAGGATGCGTGTATTTTTGTTTCCTCGTTTGTTCCGCGTGCTGTGTGCGCCAATCGCCACGTGTCATGTGCTGCGATGTGTGCCATGCGAGCCGTGTGTGTCGTTTGCCGCTGCGGGGTTTGACGAGCTGTGTGCCTGCGGCAGGAAGGACCGGGTGACAGTGCAGGAGCGGGAGGCAGAGACTGTGAAGCAGAAGGATCTGGAACAGGAGGCTAAGCGGCTGAGTGAGGAGCAACGCAAATACACACTGAAggtgagacagacacacacacacacacacacacacacacacacacacacacacacacacacacacacacacacacacacacacacacacacacacacacacacacacacacacacacagcggtggTGCAGGGGACAATGGGGAGTGGGAGGTGGTGGTGCGGGGGGAGTGGGCGGGGGGGAGTGGTGGTGCGGGGGGAGTGGGCGGGGGGGAGTGGTGGTGCGGGGGGAGTGGGcgggggggagtgggagtggtGGTGCGGGGGGAGTGGGCGGTGGGAGTGGTGGTGCGGGGGGGAGTGGGCATTAGAGGAGTGggcgggggggagtgggggtggtggTGCGGGGGGAGTGGGCGGGGGGGAGTGGTGGTGCGGGGGGGAGTGGGCATTAGGGGGAGTGGGCGGTGGTGGTGCTGTGGAGCGGTGCATTTACCAGCGATGGCCGCTGGCGTTAACAGATCGTGGAGGAGGAGGCGCGGCGGGAGGTTGAGGAGTCGCGGAGAACGCTGTCCGCCCTCGATGCCCTCAACACCGACGATGAGAACGACGAGGAGGAGTACGAGTCGTGGAAAGTGCGGGAACTGAAACGTATCAAACGGGACCGCGAGGAGCGGGAGTCGTGAGTACCGTCCCCCCCTCCCTGTATACTCCCCCTCTATCTGGCACGGTAACATACCTAtctgaggtagagttgctgcctcacagcgccggagacccagtttcaatcctgactacaggtgctgtctgaacagagattgtacgctctcccccataccatgtgggttttctctggaagctccggtttcctcccacgctccaaatatgtacgggtttgtgggttaattggcttctgtaaattgtctctagtgtggaggatagaacaagtgtatgagtgatcgttggccggcacggactcgctgggccacagggtctgtttccaccctgtatctccaaactaaactcaaatctgTGTAGGAAGAGTTTTATAAGGAGAACGGTTTGGAGGGAATGGaataaatacaggcaggtggggtgAGGCTAATAGGCCAACTTGTTAGGTATGGGcaagatgggttgaagggcctgtgtcaGTGCTGTGTAGCTCTGTGTGTGGTGCGGGGCTCTGGACTGTGGTATGTTGTGGGTGAGGGGTGTTTTCCCACTGAGTTCTAttcctgtgtctgtgtgtgtgtgtgtggggggctctgtgtgtgtgtgtgtgtgaggctctgtgtgtgtgtgtgtgtgggggctctggactGTGGTatggtgtgggtgaggggtgttTTCCCACTGAGTTCTATtcctgtgtggggtggggggggctctgtgtgtggggggctctgtgtgtgtgtgtggtgtggggctCTGGACTGTGGTatggtgtgggtgaggggtgttTTCCCACTGAGTTctattcctgtgtgtgtgtgaggctctgtgtgtgtgtggtgtggggctCTGGACTGTGGTatggtgtgggtgaggggtgttTTCTCACTGTGTTCTCTGCCTGTGCAGCATGGAGAAGGAGAAGGCGGAGATCGACAGGATGCACAACCTGACGGAGGAGGAgaggcgggctgagcttcgagccaACAGCAAGGCCATCACCAACAAGGCCAGCAAAGGGAAGTACAAGTTCCTGCAGAAGTACTATCACAGAGGAGCCTTCTTCATGGtgagttgaatgaatgaataccttcattggccaagtatgttcacatacaaggaaat
This is a stretch of genomic DNA from Amblyraja radiata isolate CabotCenter1 chromosome X, sAmbRad1.1.pri, whole genome shotgun sequence. It encodes these proteins:
- the mfap1 gene encoding microfibrillar-associated protein 1, giving the protein MAALLSLSLSLSAKQPPIQSTAGAVPVLNEKGEVSMEKVKVKRYVSGKRPDYAPMESSDEEDEDFQFVKKAKDPEAEPEVKEELANDPRLKRLQNRLSEDVEERLARHRMIVEPEVVVEAESEDEAEAWQVEREDTSEEEEEEVDDEEIERRRAMMRQRAQERENEELEVLELEDEGRSGEESEEESEYEEYTDSEDETEPRLKPVFIRRKDRVTVQEREAETVKQKDLEQEAKRLSEEQRKYTLKIVEEEARREVEESRRTLSALDALNTDDENDEEEYESWKVRELKRIKRDREERESMEKEKAEIDRMHNLTEEERRAELRANSKAITNKASKGKYKFLQKYYHRGAFFMDEEEDLYKRDFSSPTLEDHFNKTILPKVMQVKNFGRSGRTKYTHLVDQDTTSFDSAWAQESAQNSKFFKQRAAGVRDVFERPSAKKRKTT